From Ignavibacteriota bacterium, the proteins below share one genomic window:
- a CDS encoding fumarylacetoacetate hydrolase family protein — MTSQRVEQYAEELDQALGARQPIEPLSARGAVLDLATAYAVQDAFIARRKSRGARVVGKKIGLTSAAIRTALGVDEPDFGVLLDTMHVPEHRPVPLSALIQPKVEGEIAFVLDRDLDDPYVNEATVLRATAFVMPALEIIDSRITDWRITLGDTIADNASSGMFVLGGTATPVDGLDLRHIGMSFFHNGALISTAAGAACLGNPVAAVAWLANTLRGYGGMLRAGDVILSGGLAAPVIPAAGDWIEMHMQTLGIVAARFEA, encoded by the coding sequence ATGACATCACAGCGTGTGGAACAGTACGCCGAAGAACTCGACCAGGCCCTCGGGGCGCGGCAGCCCATCGAGCCCCTGAGCGCGCGCGGCGCCGTGCTCGACCTCGCGACGGCATACGCGGTGCAGGACGCCTTTATCGCGCGCCGCAAGTCGCGGGGTGCGCGAGTGGTCGGAAAAAAGATCGGCCTGACCTCGGCCGCCATACGCACCGCGCTCGGCGTCGACGAACCCGATTTTGGCGTGCTGCTCGACACCATGCATGTGCCGGAACACCGGCCCGTGCCCCTCTCCGCTCTCATACAGCCGAAGGTAGAAGGCGAAATTGCATTTGTGCTGGACCGGGATCTCGACGACCCGTACGTGAACGAAGCCACCGTGCTGCGCGCCACCGCCTTCGTGATGCCGGCCCTCGAGATCATCGACAGCCGCATTACCGACTGGCGCATCACACTCGGCGACACCATCGCCGATAACGCCTCGAGCGGCATGTTTGTGCTGGGCGGTACTGCGACACCGGTGGACGGACTCGACCTGCGCCACATCGGCATGAGCTTTTTTCACAACGGCGCGCTGATATCCACCGCGGCGGGCGCGGCCTGCCTCGGCAATCCGGTTGCCGCCGTCGCCTGGCTCGCCAACACGCTGCGCGGGTACGGCGGCATGCTGCGCGCAGGCGACGTCATCTTGTCGGGCGGACTCGCAGCGCCGGTGATACCCGCAGCGGGCGACTGGATCGAGATGCACATGCAGACGCTCGGCATCGTCGCGGCGCGCTTCGAGGCATGA